One Serinus canaria isolate serCan28SL12 unplaced genomic scaffold, serCan2020 HiC_scaffold_416, whole genome shotgun sequence genomic window carries:
- the LOC127061267 gene encoding olfactory receptor 14J1-like, with protein MSNSSSISHFLLLALADTWQLQLLHFCLLLGISLAALLGNGLIISAVACGHHLHTPMFFFLLNLALADLGSICTTVPKAMHNSLWDTRNISYTGCAAQLFCFLSFISAEYFLLTTMCYDRYVSICKPLHHGTLLSSRACAHMAAAAWASGFLNALLHTANTFSLPLCHGNALGQFFCEVPQILKLSCSYSSLKELGPIVFSISLAFGCFVFIVFFYVQIFRAVLRIPSEQGRHKAFSTCLPHLAVVSLFISTVMFAYLKPPSISSPSLDVAVSVLYSVVSPALNPLIYSLRNQELKAAVKVLVIKYILILSFGLLG; from the exons atgtccaacagcagctccatcagccacttcctcctgctggcactggcagacacgtggcagctgcagctcctgcacttctgcctcttgctgggcatctccctggctgccctcctgggcaacggcctcatcatcagcgccgtagcctgcggccaccacctgcacacacccatgttcttcttcctgctcaacctggccctcgctgacctgggctccatctgcaccactgtccccaaagccatgcacaattcactctgggacaccaggaacATCTCCtacacaggatgtgctgctcagctcttttgctttctttccttcatcTCAGCAGAATATTTCTTGCTCACCACCATGTGCTACGACCGCtacgtgtccatctgcaaacccctgcaccaCGGGAccctcctgagcagcagagcttgtgcccacatggcagcagctgcctgggccagtggcTTTCTCAATGCTCTGCTACACACAGCCAATACATTTtctctgcccctgtgccatggcaatgccctgggccagttcttctgtgagGTGCCCCAAATCctcaagctctcctgctctTACTCCAGCCTCAAGGAACTTGGACCTATTGTGTTCTCCATCTCTTTAGCATTTGgctgttttgtgttcattgttttcttctatgtgcagatcttcagagctgtgctgaggatcccctctgagcagggacggcacaaagccttttccacctgcctccctcacctggctgtggtCTCTCTGTTTATCAGCACTGTTATGTTTGCCTACCTGAAGCCCCCCTCaatctcctccccatccctggatgtggcAGTGTCAGTTCTGTATTCGGtagtgtccccagccctgaaccccctcatctacagcctgaggaaccaggagctcaaggcAGCAGT CAAAGTACTTGTAATAAAGTATATTTTGATACTTTCTTTTGggttgcttgg